The Lathyrus oleraceus cultivar Zhongwan6 chromosome 5, CAAS_Psat_ZW6_1.0, whole genome shotgun sequence genome includes the window gctgtttaaagtctttcaattaaaaaaaaaattaaaaccaaaagcgctgtctaaggtgggggtttagaaagcgcttttggaaagcgctgtctaaggcatatcttagaaagcgctttccacaaaagcgctgtctaaggtctaattaaaattaaatttcagacttctattttcgttctcagttctttttgttttccctcctgcgatTAAACCCCTCCAGCGAACCCTAACAGCGAACGAGAATACATTGTAATCATTCGGTTTCAATACCAGAAAGTGTTTGAAGAATCGGTTTCAGAACGTCATTTCTACTGCGGTATGTTCTTCATTTCTGCATTTTTTCAATTCTGATTCAGTTCGTCATTTCTACTGCGTTTTGTTCATCATTTCTTAACATTTTCATTCATTTGGTTTCAGGCATTGCAAGTGTTTTTGACAATGTTAGGGATAATCCTGATGGgtttagtgtgtggtatgttaTATAATATACTTTCTCTCTTGATATAATTATATGATACTTTTGGTTTTTTTTCCCGATTTTATCTTATCTGTGATACCTATTGAATTTCACCCTCAATCATGTATTTGGTGTTGGTTTCTTGTTTACTGACTACCATTTTATTTGATATTTCAGAATATTGAAAGGTTTTAATTGTTGATTCTGGTCTGGGTATATAGTCAGCTTATGAAGTTTTAGTTCAAGTTTTCAAATATATAGAGCCATGAGTTTTGTTTTTCGAGGAGCAAGAGGTGATATAGAAAATGGGTTTCCAGGATTTATGCCTGCGAGGCGTGCATTGGTATGTACTGCCTGCATCAATTATTATTTGCATAAATGTGTTATTATATCTAAAAAATTTGATGCTTTATTGTTTCTTTGATTTATGTTTAATGAATAAAGTGTTGTTTTGTACTGATTTCAATCTTTTCTTCAGCGTGTTCATGCAGCACGTCCTAGTAATTCCAACTCACTCACTTTTCTCGTAACAGGTATGTTTTCAAATTAAGTTTCTTTTATAATTTTTTGTGTAGATAATTTGCATTTTTATATTTTCTCCAATGTTCCATTCACAACTTAATCCGTATATATTTCAGTTCTCCTGTTATTCATGATACTGAACTCCCACCAGATGTCACCAAATTTTCTGGTAAGGTCTTATGTATCTAAACAAAGCATATAAATTTCATCTAAAAAAATATGAACTTGTTAATATCGTTTATGATTTATGAGGTTTTCTGTTTGTAGCTCTGGCTAGTGCTTGGTGTTTTTTTGATGGCTACAATGCTAAGGATGTATGCGACATGTCAACAGCTTCAAGCCCAGGCCCAAGCTCATGCAGCAGCAGCCAGTGGCCTTCTTGGCCACACAGAACTACGGTTGCATATGCCTCCATCGATAGCACTTGCAAGCCGAGGGCGTCTGCAGGGTCTCAGACTTCAGTTGGCACTTCTTGATCGGGAGTTTGATGATCTAGGTTTGTTTGTTCTTTTCATAGTATAAATTCTTACTCTGTTTCACAATAAATTTTTTACAACCttttgaaattaaaaaatattGTAGTTAATTTATGTGTTCACTACTCTTCAGGTGTATTATATAATAATATTCCTAATTCGTTTTATTTTTCCTTTTCCAATTTTAGATTATGAAACTTTAAGAGCTCTGGATTCGGATAATGTTTCTACTGCACCTTCTATGACTGAAGAAGAGATAAATGCTCTTCCAGTTCACAAATACAGGGTTTCTGTTCCCCAAAAGTAAGTGATCAGTCCGATCAGTTGTTATATATTCCCTTAAATTATAGAGAAACGTGGTTAAACTGTTTATATAAGTTGTAAGTTGTCTTTTTAAGTTATCTTGAAGAGCATATTGAAATAAGCTAAAAACAACTTAAAGTCGTAATCTTTTCCCAAACAATG containing:
- the LOC127083290 gene encoding E3 ubiquitin-protein ligase SDIR1; amino-acid sequence: MSFVFRGARGDIENGFPGFMPARRALRVHAARPSNSNSLTFLVTVLLLFMILNSHQMSPNFLLWLVLGVFLMATMLRMYATCQQLQAQAQAHAAAASGLLGHTELRLHMPPSIALASRGRLQGLRLQLALLDREFDDLDYETLRALDSDNVSTAPSMTEEEINALPVHKYRVSVPQK